AAAAGTATGAAagtatacatgtgtttgtgtgtgtgagagagagagttcatgACTGCTGAGTATGTTGAAGATAGTATCCTACTTTTAACAGTGATCGGCTTCAACAACTGGCTAAACACAGAGAACCACAGATACAGCCGCATACATGTGTTGGGTAAGTTCATATGTTTACTATCTTTACTTACTTTGTACTTTCAGGGTTAGTGGTTGGgatatgtttgtttctttttcaatttacCTGTATTTTACTGGTGACCTTGCACATTAAAAGAACAATAACCAGTTAGCTGATCTTGGATATTAAAAGGCCAAAAACTGGTTCTTTAATGTTGGCCTTTCAGCATCCCTGTATCATTCTGTTACCTCAAGGCTCATACCTATCACATCTCACTTACTGCCCTACCTTACATATCAACACTTTGTGGAATCAGTTACCCATTCTACATCTGGGTTGACTAGGGAGAAGAAACATGCATCAAAAAAGATATTGAATCAACTAGTGTGCATACCTTTGGGCTTAGAAGTCAGGATTAACTACTAGGCTGCTGTCCCTAAAACCAAATATGGGCCTATATAAAATTTTGCACCTGAAGTatagatttttctgtttttcttgatATGTTATTGCTTATCCTGTAATTTGACATAATAtcacaaacaagaaactgatatatttacataattataGGCCATCTGTAATGTGGGGCACACAGCAGATGATTTGGCCAGTATCACCCCATGCTCTCAGTGGCCAAGCTTCTCCCCGTGTTCAGTATCTAGCCACACCAAAGCGCAACTTTCAGGAAGGAACTATTTATGAAAACAGGTATATTGTTAACCCTCTTagtattacataaaaatataacattacaatgactagctcataactgaagactgtgaagacaacagtggaagaagtttggttttttattattgctgctctgaggtaaaAGTTAGatcaagaaacctatacatttttgaaaaggagaaaacttgaaatTAGCAATAAAAGTAGTGAAAATCGCCTTCTCTATGCTTCCCGGCAAAGCCATGATCATAGTCTATCTTGCTAAGAGAGTTAACAATGTTCctttaccatattttttaattttgtaactTTAACAAATATAATATCATTTCAATGCCAGTATGGGAACAGTGTATTTAAAATCGATTTCTGACAGGCTTATTTTAACACAACAGCATCTCATGTGCAATGGACGTTCATGTTTACATTGTATACCAAGGAAGCTAACAAGCAGACTAAGCATTAAATGAAATGTGAGAAATACCTGTCTCTTAATTACTGTGTTATCACTATATGTTGTGAATGTCGGTGTGAATAcgtgcatgcttgtgtgcataaatgtgtgtgtgttttgtgcaagTAGACCTCTCTTTTTCTACAGCTCTGGCAGATCTTCAGTTCTGTGGCCCACCAGCAATGCAGCTAAGCAGGGATCTGCAACAGAAAGAATAACATTTCTTGCTCAGCACAAGAATTTCCACCCAGACTGGAAGGAGGACAGGTGCACTGTTACTTTACattgacaaatattttctataatgTAATGCTCAGGAgtataatacataataatatcTTGATGCCTTCATGCACatgatttcttttgtgtgtttgtgtgtgtgagagagagagggagagtgtgcatgcatgtacacgTGCACACTTAACAAAGAATAagtgtatatctatatacacacatggatCAAAGTTTTCTCAGCAGTGAATTACTGAAATACCAGCAAGTATACTAGATATATGCAAAGACTGATCATTTGACTTGCAATATTTCAGGCAACAGTTTTGGTTTAGTTGTGGACGTGACAGCCCGCTCTGGAAGGTGAAGCAAGCAGCCATGCAAGCCGGTGATCGGCCACGTACCACAGCTTTAGCTGAGCACCAGCCATGTCACAAAGATTATCAGCCCGAAAAGCCCATACAGTCCATCGT
This sequence is a window from Pomacea canaliculata isolate SZHN2017 linkage group LG5, ASM307304v1, whole genome shotgun sequence. Protein-coding genes within it:
- the LOC112564346 gene encoding testicular haploid expressed gene protein-like isoform X3, coding for MTAGHTVTNSNREYERIREKARDRLQQLAKHREPQIQPHTCVGPSVMWGTQQMIWPVSPHALSGQASPRVQYLATPKRNFQEGTIYENRPLFFYSSGRSSVLWPTSNAAKQGSATERITFLAQHKNFHPDWKEDRQQFWFSCGRDSPLWKVKQAAMQAGDRPRTTALAEHQPCHKDYQPEKPIQSIVTEAALNARPSVRIQSLAAPKDRPEGPFRSPEWAVTDSAKAAMASARCTELARAKPLAEGFQPAREIEWPVSKAARRAQATGRITELARPVTRATMDHLQFNPDAFTVKQSALKGGIPQRIEELAQPVQR